The following are encoded in a window of Kitasatospora sp. NBC_01250 genomic DNA:
- a CDS encoding PPOX class F420-dependent oxidoreductase, whose amino-acid sequence MSAELSDDLKKYLDEQPAFVTLATIQPDGSPQLSVTWVLRDGNDLLISTTVGRRKEQNLRRDPRATVMINPPAAPYTYAEVRGTVSMTGEGGQELINTLSRRYTGKDYADFNPASKDDAPRVVVRVTPRKVVGSL is encoded by the coding sequence GTGTCCGCTGAACTCTCCGACGACTTGAAGAAGTACCTCGACGAACAGCCCGCCTTCGTGACCTTGGCGACGATCCAGCCCGACGGCAGCCCCCAGCTCTCGGTCACCTGGGTCCTGCGGGACGGCAACGACCTGCTGATCTCCACCACCGTCGGCCGCCGCAAGGAGCAGAACCTGCGGCGCGACCCGCGGGCCACGGTCATGATCAACCCGCCTGCGGCGCCCTATACCTACGCCGAGGTGCGCGGCACGGTCAGCATGACCGGCGAGGGCGGGCAGGAGCTGATCAACACCCTCTCGCGGCGGTACACGGGCAAGGACTACGCGGACTTCAATCCCGCCTCGAAGGACGACGCCCCGCGCGTCGTCGTGCGCGTGACCCCGCGCAAGGTCGTCGGCTCGCTGTAG
- a CDS encoding enolase C-terminal domain-like protein, which produces MAQQAALYGCAVSERTRWLVLALTDEDGVTGYGECSDAGPVAAVVERLRAWAAGAPPPGGFTARTVGGGLAQARADQAARRAGRPLWSWYGGTAPRPVPLYANINRVPGGRTPAEVARAAEAALAAGHHTVKLAPFDVPGTVPGTRELGRLGLRRVQAVRAAIGPGPRLLVDCHERLPLGPLSALLDGLAAAGVGWLEDGVGIDRPAELRLLRARTALPLAGGEFAHDPAQLAAVDGLLDVLLPDVKHAGGPAAVRALARAAGRARISLHNPSGPVAALHSAHLTVALDGDLLESAVGEVPWRADLVGGGERIARGELLLPQGPGLGADFDPAHPSATLLWSATVHTRESHTREPRTREPRTLESERTP; this is translated from the coding sequence ATGGCACAGCAAGCGGCGCTCTACGGCTGCGCGGTGAGTGAGCGGACACGGTGGCTGGTGCTGGCGCTGACCGACGAGGACGGGGTGACCGGGTACGGCGAGTGCTCGGACGCCGGGCCGGTGGCCGCCGTCGTCGAACGGCTGCGCGCCTGGGCGGCCGGCGCGCCGCCGCCCGGCGGCTTCACCGCACGGACGGTCGGCGGCGGTCTGGCGCAGGCACGCGCGGACCAGGCCGCCCGCCGGGCCGGCCGGCCGCTGTGGTCCTGGTACGGCGGCACGGCCCCGCGCCCGGTGCCGCTCTACGCGAACATCAACCGGGTGCCGGGCGGCCGGACGCCCGCCGAGGTGGCCCGCGCCGCCGAAGCCGCGCTGGCTGCCGGGCACCACACGGTCAAGCTCGCCCCCTTCGACGTCCCCGGCACCGTCCCCGGCACCAGGGAGCTGGGCCGGCTCGGGCTGCGCCGGGTCCAGGCGGTGCGCGCCGCGATCGGGCCGGGGCCGCGCCTGCTGGTCGACTGTCACGAACGGCTGCCGCTCGGGCCGCTCAGCGCCCTGCTGGACGGGCTGGCCGCCGCCGGGGTGGGCTGGCTGGAGGACGGGGTCGGCATCGACCGCCCGGCCGAGCTGCGGCTGCTGCGCGCCCGCACCGCCCTGCCGCTGGCCGGCGGCGAGTTCGCCCACGACCCCGCTCAACTGGCGGCCGTGGACGGCCTGTTGGACGTCCTTCTGCCGGACGTCAAGCACGCCGGCGGTCCGGCGGCAGTGCGCGCGCTGGCCCGCGCCGCCGGCCGGGCCCGCATCTCGCTGCACAACCCGAGCGGACCGGTGGCGGCGCTGCACAGCGCCCACCTCACCGTGGCGCTCGACGGCGACCTGCTGGAGAGTGCGGTCGGCGAGGTGCCGTGGCGGGCCGACCTGGTCGGCGGCGGCGAGCGGATCGCCCGCGGCGAACTCCTGCTGCCTCAGGGCCCAGGGCTCGGCGCCGACTTCGACCCGGCCCACCCGAGCGCCACCCTGCTCTGGTCCGCCACCGTCCACACCCGTGAATCCCACACCCGTGAACCCCGCACCCGTGAACCCCGCACCCTGGAATCGGAGCGCACCCCATGA
- a CDS encoding SDR family NAD(P)-dependent oxidoreductase, with protein sequence MTTREPAPAGRTAVVTGAAGGIGRAVVAALAERGHAVLAVDLDPRVHTLTAAAPAPVAALVADLADPAAPRRVLAAARDLPGHPRTLVNCAFAEERGPLREVTDEGWARTFEVSLHAAVRLARAFADTLITAGAPGAVVNIASVHAGLAAPGMGPYAAAKAGLLAFTRTAAVEWGGHGIRVNAVSPGFIAVERNRHLWQDEEQLARRLSQYPLARAGRPVEVAEAVAFLAGDGASYVTGAVLPVDGGITARLPEL encoded by the coding sequence ATGACCACCCGTGAGCCCGCCCCCGCGGGCCGCACCGCCGTGGTGACCGGCGCCGCCGGCGGCATCGGCCGCGCCGTGGTCGCCGCGCTGGCCGAACGCGGCCACGCCGTACTGGCCGTCGACCTCGACCCGCGCGTCCACACCCTGACGGCGGCAGCGCCCGCCCCCGTCGCCGCCCTCGTCGCGGACCTCGCCGACCCCGCGGCCCCGCGCCGGGTGCTCGCGGCGGCCCGCGACCTGCCGGGCCACCCGCGCACCCTGGTCAACTGCGCCTTCGCCGAGGAGCGCGGCCCGCTGCGCGAGGTGACCGACGAGGGCTGGGCCCGCACCTTCGAGGTGAGCCTGCACGCGGCCGTCCGCCTCGCGCGGGCCTTCGCCGACACGCTGATCACCGCGGGCGCCCCCGGTGCGGTGGTCAACATCGCCTCCGTCCACGCGGGCCTGGCCGCGCCGGGGATGGGCCCGTACGCCGCCGCCAAGGCCGGCCTGCTCGCCTTCACCCGCACCGCCGCCGTCGAGTGGGGCGGCCACGGCATCCGGGTCAACGCCGTCTCGCCGGGCTTCATCGCGGTCGAGCGCAACCGCCACCTCTGGCAGGACGAGGAGCAGTTGGCGCGCCGGCTGAGCCAGTACCCGCTCGCCCGGGCCGGTCGGCCCGTGGAGGTGGCCGAGGCGGTGGCCTTCCTGGCCGGGGACGGCGCCTCGTACGTGACCGGCGCGGTCCTGCCGGTGGACGGCGGCATCACCGCCCGGCTGCCGGAGCTGTGA
- a CDS encoding SMP-30/gluconolactonase/LRE family protein, whose translation MHRSPVTHRAVPVVRTRAEVGESPLWDSRAGVLWWTDIPRGRLHRFAPATGADPGAGIDSDIDSGADSGTDTVPRPDLPGPLSAVALHAGGGLLAALGDQVLHLTDDGRTAPVARVPLPSPEHRLNDGRVDPLGRFWVGTMSTTGERGTSALHRVDPDGRSTLQLAGVSISNGLDHSPDGRLAYYADTPTGEVAVLDCADPHRPPRRVGTLARFTHGVPDGLAVDAEGCVWVALFNGWAVHRYRPDGTLDAVVPLPVAKVTSCAFGGPGLDTLYITTASRLLDATELAGQPLAGSLFACRPGVTGLPAHAFAGRGLPGMECCAV comes from the coding sequence GTGCACCGATCCCCCGTCACCCACCGCGCCGTGCCGGTGGTCCGCACCCGCGCCGAGGTCGGCGAGTCACCGCTGTGGGACTCCCGGGCCGGCGTGCTCTGGTGGACCGACATCCCGCGCGGACGGCTGCACCGCTTCGCTCCGGCGACCGGCGCCGACCCTGGTGCCGGCATCGACTCCGACATCGACTCCGGCGCCGACTCCGGTACCGACACCGTGCCCCGCCCCGACCTGCCGGGCCCGCTCAGCGCGGTCGCGCTGCACGCCGGCGGCGGGCTGCTGGCCGCCCTCGGCGACCAGGTCCTGCACCTGACCGACGACGGGCGGACCGCCCCGGTGGCCCGGGTGCCGCTGCCCTCACCCGAGCACCGGCTCAACGACGGCCGGGTCGACCCGCTCGGCCGGTTCTGGGTGGGCACCATGTCCACCACCGGCGAGCGGGGCACCAGCGCGCTCCACCGGGTCGACCCCGACGGGCGCAGCACGCTCCAGCTCGCCGGAGTGAGCATCTCCAACGGCCTGGACCACTCGCCGGACGGCCGGCTGGCCTACTACGCCGACACGCCGACCGGCGAGGTCGCCGTGCTCGACTGCGCCGACCCGCACCGCCCGCCGCGCCGGGTGGGCACGCTGGCCCGCTTCACGCACGGTGTGCCGGACGGACTCGCGGTCGACGCCGAGGGCTGCGTCTGGGTCGCGCTCTTCAACGGCTGGGCCGTGCACCGCTACCGGCCCGACGGCACGCTCGACGCCGTGGTGCCGCTGCCGGTGGCCAAGGTGACCAGCTGCGCCTTCGGCGGTCCGGGGCTCGACACGCTCTACATCACCACCGCCAGCCGGCTGCTGGACGCGACCGAGCTCGCCGGGCAGCCGCTGGCCGGGTCGCTCTTCGCCTGCCGGCCCGGCGTGACCGGCCTGCCGGCGCACGCCTTCGCGGGCCGAGGC